Proteins encoded by one window of uncultured Draconibacterium sp.:
- a CDS encoding endonuclease domain-containing protein: MRNRATDSESTLWKMLQKSQVGGYKFRRQHSIGRHIVDFFCYELMLAIELDGEVHADLNSIARDTERDEELNELGITVLRYEIDGYMNILR; the protein is encoded by the coding sequence TTGCGTAATCGTGCTACCGATTCTGAATCTACATTGTGGAAAATGCTACAGAAAAGTCAGGTGGGCGGATATAAATTCAGACGTCAGCACTCCATTGGAAGACACATTGTTGACTTCTTTTGCTATGAATTAATGTTGGCTATTGAGCTAGACGGAGAGGTTCATGCAGATTTGAATAGTATTGCCCGGGATACTGAACGAGATGAGGAGTTAAATGAATTGGGAATAACGGTACTGCGTTATGAAATCGATGGGTATATGAATATCCTGAGGTGA